In Alteromonas mediterranea DE, a single genomic region encodes these proteins:
- a CDS encoding YcbK family protein — MMVTKDMKMIVSTLKASVVALVMLSTAQNVNAKPVEMVQGKASQTAARAAPHEPVVVENKAHLEDAEFSLKIDNIVVPYNAFSLFVLPEEVTELEIIYPQPDKTYQLFENGVMVEKSESMTWHWQAKDVPGEQRLEIRSEDGQVNMSLNVFVMVPAEEVQGGRLKYYHIGPYPDESEIKNKDVYVEPEGFIEVTEENQELLLSPHFKLKEFTSKQRSGYPKFVYLRPSLLLKLEMLRREMNMNSINVSNMVIMSGYRTPQYNKAIGNVKFSRHVYGDAADIFVDNDGNYRMDDLNKDGAVSIKDADVMARMIAELNKRSEYKGLIGGLGVYGPKPHRGPFIHVDTRGIKARWRKP, encoded by the coding sequence ATGATGGTAACGAAAGATATGAAGATGATAGTGAGCACCTTAAAAGCTTCGGTAGTGGCCCTGGTAATGCTCTCGACCGCGCAAAACGTAAATGCGAAACCCGTCGAAATGGTTCAGGGTAAAGCTTCTCAAACGGCCGCTCGTGCTGCGCCACATGAGCCAGTTGTAGTTGAAAACAAAGCTCACTTAGAAGACGCGGAGTTTAGTTTAAAAATTGATAATATTGTGGTGCCTTACAACGCTTTCTCGCTATTTGTATTGCCTGAAGAGGTTACCGAGCTAGAAATTATTTATCCACAACCGGACAAAACCTATCAGTTGTTTGAAAACGGTGTAATGGTTGAAAAATCCGAGTCTATGACATGGCATTGGCAGGCGAAAGATGTCCCTGGTGAGCAGCGCCTAGAAATAAGAAGCGAAGACGGACAGGTCAATATGTCGTTAAATGTGTTTGTTATGGTTCCTGCCGAGGAAGTCCAAGGCGGACGATTAAAGTATTATCATATCGGGCCTTATCCAGATGAAAGTGAAATTAAAAACAAAGATGTTTATGTTGAACCTGAAGGGTTTATTGAAGTAACAGAAGAAAACCAAGAGCTACTTTTATCTCCTCATTTCAAGTTAAAGGAGTTCACCAGTAAACAGCGCTCTGGCTACCCTAAGTTTGTATATCTTCGCCCGTCTCTGCTGTTAAAGCTGGAAATGCTTAGAAGAGAGATGAACATGAACAGTATCAATGTATCGAACATGGTGATCATGAGCGGTTACAGGACTCCCCAGTACAACAAAGCTATCGGCAACGTTAAATTTAGCCGACATGTCTATGGCGATGCCGCCGACATTTTTGTAGATAATGACGGTAACTACAGAATGGACGACCTAAACAAAGACGGCGCGGTAAGTATCAAAGATGCTGACGTTATGGCTAGAATGATAGCCGAGCTTAATAAACGTAGTGAATATAAAGGCTTAATTGGCGGTCTAGGGGTATACGGCCCAAAACCTCACCGGGGGCCGTTTATTCACGTTGATACCCGAGGGATCAAAGCGCGATGGAGAAAGCCTTAA
- a CDS encoding L,D-transpeptidase family protein, translated as METEHRAVKHTVQLCHSHQLEVNSSGRFSAPKKRTSSITKKLIVAAASFWLPLVGVASAVSTSTPRALEEASTASALQAQLKQMKSAYAFYSSIAQQGGWKALNEDLLLKNGALRKAAADETPIYSEEQAQAITALISRLGREYPSINTNCTHALTAVNSAPCVFNKDVENAVKDFQRRHGLLVDGVVGRKTLAALNVTAKKKAQQLALNITRLEMFEEKDSDAYVLVNIPEFRLRYISNGKVKATKDVVVGKPSWATPSFSDHIEKFVVNPEWRIPISIATKEIAPKVADNPNYLEENNIVIRKDSFVDDELVDPNTIDWEDMKPYQFDHFLVKLPNEKNPLGKVKYLFPNRHAVYVHDTPYQQWFKETNRAASHGCIRLEDPFSLAQLIAEEQGVDSLMDNVISARELSQSKTFHLEEPLPIHLVYWTAWADENGKANFRNDIYQRDRRDAEALTQVASL; from the coding sequence ATGGAAACCGAACATCGAGCCGTCAAGCATACTGTTCAATTGTGCCATAGTCATCAATTGGAAGTGAACTCTTCTGGTCGCTTCTCAGCGCCTAAAAAGCGAACTTCTAGCATAACGAAAAAACTCATTGTTGCTGCTGCTTCTTTCTGGTTACCCTTGGTAGGTGTTGCCTCGGCCGTTTCCACTTCAACGCCAAGAGCATTGGAAGAGGCTAGTACTGCTTCTGCCTTACAAGCACAGTTAAAGCAAATGAAAAGTGCCTATGCTTTTTATTCCTCTATCGCCCAGCAAGGTGGCTGGAAAGCCTTAAATGAAGACTTACTTCTTAAAAATGGCGCGTTAAGAAAAGCTGCGGCTGATGAAACGCCCATTTACAGTGAAGAGCAGGCTCAAGCGATAACTGCATTGATCTCTCGTTTGGGCAGAGAATACCCCTCAATAAATACAAACTGCACCCATGCATTAACAGCAGTTAACTCCGCGCCATGCGTTTTCAATAAAGACGTTGAAAACGCTGTGAAAGATTTTCAACGCCGTCACGGCCTTCTAGTAGATGGTGTAGTTGGAAGAAAAACCCTTGCAGCGCTAAATGTGACAGCAAAAAAGAAAGCGCAGCAACTAGCGCTAAACATTACGCGCTTGGAAATGTTTGAAGAAAAAGACAGTGACGCTTATGTGTTAGTTAATATTCCCGAGTTCCGTCTTCGATATATTAGTAACGGTAAAGTAAAAGCCACTAAAGACGTGGTAGTAGGTAAGCCAAGCTGGGCGACGCCTTCATTTAGCGATCACATAGAAAAATTTGTAGTTAACCCAGAATGGCGTATCCCGATTTCTATTGCCACGAAAGAAATAGCACCAAAAGTGGCGGATAACCCAAACTACTTAGAAGAAAACAACATTGTTATTCGCAAAGACAGTTTTGTTGATGATGAGTTGGTTGACCCCAATACGATTGATTGGGAAGACATGAAGCCTTATCAGTTCGACCATTTTTTAGTAAAGCTCCCCAACGAAAAAAATCCGTTAGGCAAGGTTAAATACCTTTTTCCAAACCGACACGCTGTATACGTGCACGATACCCCTTATCAGCAATGGTTCAAAGAAACGAACAGAGCCGCCTCTCACGGTTGCATTCGATTAGAAGACCCTTTTTCTTTAGCCCAACTTATAGCGGAAGAGCAGGGCGTAGATAGCTTAATGGATAATGTTATTTCGGCTCGCGAGCTAAGTCAGTCTAAAACCTTTCACCTTGAAGAGCCTTTGCCTATTCATTTGGTGTACTGGACCGCGTGGGCCGATGAAAACGGTAAGGCTAACTTTAGAAACGATATTTATCAGCGCGATAGACGCGATGCCGAAGCGCTAACGCAGGTAGCGTCTTTGTGA
- a CDS encoding ATP-binding cassette domain-containing protein, whose product MLYLSEFQTKLSNQYITPAFSLALNNEKPPSHYLIAGRNSSGKSLLISALAGNGKVESGVRECSSVVAEVSVFRQQTLIEEEKQKDSADILDVIAEPTKVRELFLRTNEDYQNHLYYNELTSALRIEHLLDNAFLSLSTGETRKVIIMLAWLNDAAIILLDEPFEGLDVEAIDAFSRFLVSQQQATLALTANKLADIPEGLHAQLIVMDDLAITWKSDGTLNYDDLRSELSTWFALESDDIDVPAALSASDQNRSDPNRKDQNHNKQNSELDALPHTLIQLNDGFMRFDERTVFEKLNFTLNKNDHWQITGPNGSGKTCLLQMFTGDNSHCYTNDLTMFGIKRGTGESIWDIKKHIGIMSNSLHMQYKVNASVEHVIISGFHDSIGLYTRPTLAERNVAGQWLAVLGLQQKKNTPFQSLSFGDQRLVLIARSMVKHPAVLILDEPCNGLDDFNRQKALKLIDKLAKAGTSTLLYVNHNPEECIPSIRNTLNMKDYNV is encoded by the coding sequence ATGCTGTATCTTTCTGAATTTCAAACAAAGCTTTCTAATCAATATATTACCCCTGCATTTTCGTTAGCACTAAATAATGAAAAACCACCCTCGCACTACCTTATTGCAGGTAGAAATAGTAGCGGGAAGTCGCTTCTAATTTCTGCGCTTGCGGGTAACGGTAAAGTAGAAAGCGGTGTTCGCGAGTGTAGTTCGGTTGTTGCAGAAGTATCGGTTTTTAGGCAGCAGACGTTAATTGAAGAAGAAAAGCAAAAAGACAGTGCGGATATTTTAGATGTAATCGCTGAGCCAACAAAAGTTCGAGAGTTATTCTTACGCACGAATGAGGATTATCAAAATCACCTTTATTACAACGAGCTAACCTCCGCTCTTAGAATTGAGCATTTGCTAGATAATGCGTTTCTTTCACTGTCGACGGGAGAAACTCGCAAGGTAATTATCATGCTGGCGTGGTTGAACGATGCCGCAATTATTTTGCTTGATGAACCTTTTGAAGGCTTAGATGTTGAAGCGATTGATGCATTTAGTCGCTTTCTTGTTTCTCAACAGCAAGCCACACTGGCGTTGACCGCCAACAAGCTTGCAGACATTCCTGAGGGCCTTCATGCACAACTCATTGTTATGGATGATCTAGCTATTACGTGGAAATCTGACGGCACACTCAACTATGATGACTTGCGCTCAGAGTTAAGCACTTGGTTTGCGCTGGAGTCTGATGATATCGATGTACCCGCAGCGCTTAGCGCTAGTGATCAAAACCGCAGCGACCCAAACCGCAAGGACCAAAATCACAATAAGCAGAACAGTGAGCTTGATGCACTACCCCATACATTGATCCAGCTAAATGACGGCTTTATGCGTTTCGATGAACGTACTGTATTTGAAAAGCTTAACTTTACGCTTAATAAAAATGACCATTGGCAGATAACGGGCCCGAACGGGTCAGGTAAAACCTGTTTGCTTCAAATGTTTACTGGTGATAATTCCCATTGTTATACCAATGACTTAACAATGTTTGGCATAAAACGGGGAACTGGCGAAAGCATATGGGATATTAAGAAGCACATTGGCATTATGTCGAATTCGCTGCACATGCAATACAAAGTAAACGCAAGTGTTGAACATGTAATCATATCAGGCTTTCACGACAGCATTGGTCTATACACCCGCCCAACGTTGGCTGAGCGAAACGTAGCAGGACAATGGCTTGCTGTTCTGGGTTTACAACAGAAGAAGAACACACCGTTTCAGTCGCTATCGTTTGGCGATCAGCGATTAGTACTAATTGCACGTTCTATGGTTAAGCACCCCGCCGTGCTTATTTTAGATGAACCCTGCAATGGCTTAGACGACTTTAACCGCCAAAAAGCGCTTAAGCTTATTGATAAATTGGCTAAGGCTGGCACCAGTACTCTCTTGTATGTTAATCACAATCCAGAAGAGTGCATTCCCAGCATTCGCAACACGTTAAATATGAAAGACTATAATGTTTGA
- a CDS encoding short-chain fatty acid transporter produces MLNRASKPFVKLVEKYLPDPYIFVLLLTLITLVFAVVIQDQSPLTTVQQWGDGFWGLLTFSMQMLLVLVTGFMLACTPLVKTLLENLARLAKGPGSAIVLVTLVSLTASWINWGFGLVVGALFAKALARKVSVDYRLLVASAYSGFIVWHGGLAGSVPLTIATPGHFSEAQIGVIGTSETIFSGFNLLLLAIMFVVIPLVNRLMLPPKSESVIVDSAKLQDDALTSATNERPADRLENSKALGLLVGFAGLAYLTNYFISGGGLNLNIVNTLFLFLAIVLHGTPRNVLHSLQQAVQGGSGIVIQFPFYAGIMAVMVQSGLAQTMSEWLISFASAESLPVWSFISAGIVNIFVPSGGGQWAVQAPVILPAAAELGAQVNRVAMAVAWGDAWTNLIQPFWALPVLAIAGLKAKDIMGFCLVQLIVTGVIISLVLRFV; encoded by the coding sequence ATGCTAAATCGTGCATCAAAACCCTTCGTAAAACTCGTCGAAAAATATCTGCCCGACCCCTATATTTTCGTTTTATTGTTAACGCTCATAACGCTTGTCTTTGCGGTGGTCATTCAAGACCAATCTCCACTTACCACAGTTCAACAGTGGGGAGATGGATTCTGGGGGCTGCTAACCTTTTCAATGCAAATGCTCTTAGTGTTAGTAACCGGGTTTATGCTGGCATGCACGCCGCTAGTCAAGACACTGCTGGAAAACCTCGCCCGTTTAGCTAAAGGCCCAGGAAGCGCTATTGTACTGGTTACTTTAGTGTCGCTTACAGCCAGTTGGATAAACTGGGGCTTCGGGCTAGTGGTAGGCGCGTTGTTCGCCAAAGCACTTGCAAGAAAAGTGTCGGTAGATTATCGACTATTGGTGGCGAGCGCATATTCAGGTTTTATCGTATGGCATGGCGGCTTGGCGGGCTCTGTACCGTTAACTATTGCAACACCGGGCCATTTTTCAGAGGCACAAATAGGCGTAATTGGTACCAGCGAGACTATTTTTAGTGGCTTCAACTTACTGTTGTTGGCAATTATGTTTGTAGTTATTCCCCTTGTGAATCGTTTAATGCTACCTCCTAAATCTGAAAGCGTGATTGTGGATAGTGCAAAGCTACAAGACGATGCCTTAACTTCGGCGACAAACGAAAGACCCGCTGATAGACTCGAAAACAGCAAAGCTCTTGGTTTACTTGTCGGTTTCGCTGGGCTTGCTTATCTTACGAACTATTTTATTTCTGGCGGCGGGTTAAACCTAAACATCGTTAATACGCTATTTCTTTTTCTTGCTATTGTCCTTCATGGTACGCCACGTAATGTATTACATAGCTTGCAGCAAGCCGTTCAGGGCGGCAGCGGGATTGTAATACAGTTTCCGTTTTACGCGGGGATCATGGCGGTTATGGTGCAATCTGGATTAGCGCAGACCATGTCAGAATGGCTAATTAGTTTTGCATCTGCAGAGTCGTTGCCCGTGTGGAGTTTTATAAGTGCAGGCATTGTAAATATTTTCGTACCCTCGGGAGGAGGACAGTGGGCGGTGCAAGCCCCTGTAATCCTACCCGCTGCTGCTGAACTGGGTGCGCAAGTTAATAGGGTAGCAATGGCGGTGGCATGGGGCGATGCCTGGACGAACTTAATTCAGCCGTTTTGGGCATTACCCGTACTTGCCATAGCGGGCTTAAAAGCCAAAGATATAATGGGTTTTTGCTTAGTTCAGCTTATCGTAACTGGCGTTATTATTTCCTTGGTTTTACGATTTGTGTGA